Proteins encoded together in one Mycolicibacter minnesotensis window:
- a CDS encoding alpha/beta fold hydrolase: MTNLAYDDRNQDGEPVLFIAGRGGAGRGWHLHQVREFQLARYRPITFDNRGIGATENASGFTTETMVADTAQLIESLNVGPVRIVSVSMGSFIAQELMLARPELVKSAVLMATRGRHDRAREFFYQAEAKLAESGVELPAEYEAKVRLLESFSPKTLSDDAAIKDWIAMFTMWPVKNTPGLRCQLDVAPLTNRLPAYANITAPVLVIGFGDDVVTPAHLSREVAEAIPGARYLEIPDAGHLGFIEKPDQVNKAALEFLAEVDGKPFRWAAGPPAHD, translated from the coding sequence GTGACCAACCTCGCTTACGACGACCGTAATCAGGATGGTGAGCCGGTTCTGTTCATCGCTGGGCGGGGCGGCGCAGGCCGCGGCTGGCACCTGCACCAGGTGCGCGAGTTCCAGCTGGCGCGGTATCGCCCGATCACCTTCGACAATCGCGGTATCGGTGCCACCGAGAATGCCTCGGGTTTCACCACCGAAACCATGGTGGCCGACACCGCGCAGCTCATCGAATCGCTGAACGTCGGCCCGGTCCGCATCGTCTCGGTGTCGATGGGCTCGTTCATCGCCCAGGAATTGATGCTGGCCCGACCCGAATTGGTCAAATCCGCGGTCCTGATGGCCACCCGCGGCCGCCACGACCGCGCGCGGGAGTTCTTCTATCAGGCCGAGGCCAAGCTCGCCGAGTCCGGTGTCGAGCTTCCCGCCGAGTACGAAGCGAAAGTGCGCCTGCTGGAGAGCTTTTCGCCCAAGACGCTCAGCGATGACGCCGCGATCAAGGATTGGATCGCGATGTTCACCATGTGGCCGGTGAAAAACACCCCGGGGTTGCGCTGCCAGCTCGACGTGGCACCGCTGACCAACCGGCTGCCGGCCTACGCCAACATCACCGCGCCGGTGCTGGTGATCGGTTTCGGCGACGACGTCGTCACCCCGGCACACCTGAGCCGTGAGGTCGCCGAGGCGATCCCGGGCGCGCGTTACCTGGAGATACCCGATGCCGGGCACCTCGGCTTCATCGAGAAGCCGGACCAGGTCAACAAGGCGGCCCTGGAGTTCCTCGCCGAGGTCGACGGCAAGCCTTTCCGGTGGGCCGCCGGCCCCCCGGCGCACGACTAA